TTTTTCAGCGGTGGTGTCATGACGAGTCCGGTCCCGCAGTTCAGTGCCGAGATCTTTCCGAGCGAGACGGTTGCGGGCCTGGCGCGCCTGGAGCAGACGGTCCGAACCTTGCACGCACTGGGTCCGGACTTCGTGTCGGTGACCTATGGCGCGGGAGGCAGCACGCGCGGCACTTCGCAGGTCGCGCTGGACCGCCTGCGGGCGGCAGGCATCGCCGCCGTGCCGCACCTGTCGGCGCTCGGGGCGAGCCGGCAGGACATGCGGAGTCAGCTCGACACCTGCCGCGACGCCGGCGTGCGCCGGCTGGTCGTACTGCGCGGCGACGCCCCATCGGGGCTGCGCGCGCACGGTGAGTTCACCTTCGCCACCGACCTCGTGCGCTTCATCCGCGAGGAGACGGCCGGGCGCTTCCACATCGACGTCGCCGCCTACCCCGAGTGCCATCCACAGGCACGCTCCGCCGACGCGGACCTCGCCCATTTCAAGGCGAAGTTCGATGCCGGGGCCAACTCGGCGATCACCCAGTATTTCTTCAATGCCGACGCCTACGCCGATTTCCTGGAGCGCTGCACCGCGGCCGGCATCCACGCGCCGATCGTGCCCGGGGTGATGCCCATCGGTCGTTTTGCGCGCCTGGTGCAGTTCTCCGAGGCGCGGGGCATCGAGGTGCCCCGCTGGATCCGTCGCCGTATGGAAGCCTTCGGCGACGACAATGCCTCGATCCGCGCCTTCGGCATCGAGGTGGTGGTGCGGCTGTGCGAACGGTTGCTGGCGATGGGCGCGCCCGGCCTGCACTTCTTCAGCCTCAACGACGGCGATCGTGTCGCCGAAATCTGGCGCGCGCTGGGCTTGCCCCCCAGGTTGGGCGCCGGTGCAACCACCGCGCTGACACGCTGAGCAGCGCCGGAC
This genomic stretch from Thauera sp. GDN1 harbors:
- a CDS encoding methylenetetrahydrofolate reductase, whose protein sequence is MHADALVTPESASFHYFFSGGVMTSPVPQFSAEIFPSETVAGLARLEQTVRTLHALGPDFVSVTYGAGGSTRGTSQVALDRLRAAGIAAVPHLSALGASRQDMRSQLDTCRDAGVRRLVVLRGDAPSGLRAHGEFTFATDLVRFIREETAGRFHIDVAAYPECHPQARSADADLAHFKAKFDAGANSAITQYFFNADAYADFLERCTAAGIHAPIVPGVMPIGRFARLVQFSEARGIEVPRWIRRRMEAFGDDNASIRAFGIEVVVRLCERLLAMGAPGLHFFSLNDGDRVAEIWRALGLPPRLGAGATTALTR